From the Thunnus albacares chromosome 24, fThuAlb1.1, whole genome shotgun sequence genome, one window contains:
- the LOC122976001 gene encoding SLIT and NTRK-like protein 5 yields MHIWILKIIFLIASSLRLVEMYDNYGEICRNLCTCEEKEGILTVSCENRGIIRLTEISPVHFSMYHLLLTGNLLKKLSVNDFINYTGVTILHLGNNDISEIESGAFNGLQGLKRLHLNNNKIEVLRDDTFAGLESLEYLQIDYNYITNIESNALSKLHQLTVMILNDNLLSVLPPNIFRNVPLTHLDLRGNRLKMFPYIGLLEHMDKVVELQLEENPWNCSCELIALKAWLESIAYTALVGEVVCETPFRLHGRDLDEVSKQELCPRRPPEDTVRPAPPSSTNGYYQTTPAAVTASATSSAVFRSSSRPTKGTRQFNRTRVKPTSRIPGGNPYNYGPIIAFQTKSPVPLDCPTACTCNLQISEIGLNVNCQERKIESISDLKPKPYNPKKMYLTGNYIPVVRRSDFVDATGLDLLHLGNNRITLIHDRAFGDLTNLRRLYLNGNLMDRLTGEMFFGLQNLQYLYLEYNKIKEIDAGTFRYLPNLQLLFLNNNLLKTLPVGIFSSLSLSRLNLRNNHFQKLPVSGVLDQLKLLVQIDLFENPWDCSCDIVGMKIWLEQLSAGTVVNEVVCETPKRHTGLDLRSIQSEQLCPDYSEAYVSPTPPTDEPMDDRIVTTDAPQNFNKSSSTVPLSVLILSLLLVFIMSVFVAAGLFVVVMKKRKKSQSDRTSTNNSDVSSFNLQYSLYSNRSGPKVKAPAGHVYEYIPHPMGHMCKNPIYRSREGNTVEDYRDLHELKVTYRSTPDEERDSSTMRSPTYSVSTIEPRENPSPVQDADHFFRGILDPDKQSPHQSIPSIPAGANLEYKYTGPVSYTYNPNFDVRRQFLHPERIRETVLYGTAPSTVYVEPNRNEYLELKAKLQSEPDYLEVLEKQTTFSQF; encoded by the coding sequence ATGCATATCTGGATCCTAAAAATAATCTTTCTGATTGCATCATCTCTGAGGCTGGTCGAGATGTATGACAATTATGGGGAAATCTGTCGAAACCTGTGTACATGCGAGGAGAAGGAAGGGATCCTGACAGTGAGCTGTGAGAACCGGGGAATCATCAGACTGACAGAGATCAGCCCAGTCCATTTCTCCATGTACCACCTCCTGCTGACAGGGAACCTCCTGAAGAAGCTGTCAGTCAATGATTTCATCAATTACACCGGGGTGACCATCCTGCACTTGGGGAACAATGATATCTCTGAGATAGAGTCAGGTGCCTTCAATGGACTCCAGGGATTAAAAAGGTTGCACCTCAATAACAACAAGATTGAAGTTCTGAGGGATGACACCTTTGCAGGACTGGAGAGTTTGGAATACCTACAGATTGATTATAATTACATCACCAATATAGAGTCCAATGCCTTGAGCAAACTACACCAACTGACAGTGATGATTTTGAACGACAACCTTCTCTCAGTCCTGCCTCCGAATATCTTCCGGAATGTTCCCCTTACGCACTTGGACCTGAGGGGGAACCGGTTAAAAATGTTCCCCTACATCGGCCTCCTGGAGCACATGGATAAAGTTGTGGAATTACAACTGGAGGAGAATCCGTGGAATTGCTCCTGCGAGCTCATTGCTCTGAAGGCTTGGCTGGAGAGTATAGCCTATACAGCTCTGGTGGGAGAAGTGGTGTGCGAGACGCCGTTCAGGCTCCATGGTAGGGACCTGGATGAGGTGTCAAAGCAGGAACTCTGCCCAAGAAGACCCCCGGAAGACACGGTGAGGCCTGCACCCCCTAGCAGCACCAATGGATATTACCAAACCACTCCTGCTGCTGTCACAGCCTCTGCCACCTCCTCAGCTGTTTTTAGGTCCTCTTCTAGGCCTACCAAGGGCACACGGCAATTTAACAGAACTAGGGTAAAGCCTACTTCACGAATACCAGGTGGTAACCCTTACAACTACGGCCCCATCATTGCTTTTCAGACCAAATCTCCTGTGCCTTTGGACTGCCCCACTGCCTGCACGTGTAATCTGCAGATATCTGAAATTGGGCTAAATGTCAACTGCCAAGAGAGAAAGATTGAAAGCATTTCTGATCTAAAACCCAAGCCATACAATcctaaaaaaatgtatctcaCTGGAAATTACATCCCTGTGGTACGGAGATCAGATTTTGTCGATGCCACTGGATTGGATTTGCTTCACCTGGGAAACAACAGGATAACTCTGATCCATGACCGAGCTTTTGGGGATTTAACCAACCTGCGTAGGCTGTATTTAAATGGTAATCTCATGGACAGGCTTACAGGagaaatgttttttggtttgCAGAACTTGCAGTATCTTTATTTAGAGTACAACAAAATCAAGGAGATTGATGCGGGCACTTTCCGCTACCTTCCTAATCTCCAGCTGCTTTTCCTCAACAATAACCTCCTGAAAACCTTACCTGTGGGCATCTTTTCCAGCCTCTCCTTGTCTAGGCTTAATCTGCGCAACAACCATTTCCAAAAGCTGCCTGTGAGTGGTGTTTTAGATCAGTTAAAGCTGCTGGTGCAGATAGATCTGTTTGAAAACCCCTGGGACTGCTCCTGTGACATAGTGGGGATGAAGATATGGCTCGAGCAGCTCAGCGCAGGCACTGTGGTTAACGAGGTTGTGTGTGAGACGCCCAAACGCCACACAGGATTGGACCTGCGCTCGATCCAGTCGGAGCAGCTCTGCCCAGACTACTCTGAAGCCTATGTCTCACCAACTCCCCCTACCGATGAGCCCATGGATGACCGGATCGTCACCACGGATGCTCCACAGAACTTCAACAAGTCCAGCAGCACTGtccccctctctgtcctcatcCTCAGCCTCCTGCTTGTTTTCATCATGTCTGTCTTTGTGGCCGCAGGGCTGTTTGTTGTAGTGATGAAAAAGCGCAAAAAGTCACAGAGTGACCGCACTAGCACCAACAATTCAGACGTCAGCTCTTTTAATTTGCAGTACAGCCTCTACAGCAACCGCTCTGGCCCTAAAGTTAAGGCCCCCGCTGGCCACGTCTACGAGTATATTCCACATCCCATGGGCCATATGTGCAAAAACCCCATTTACAGGTCAAGGGAAGGAAACACAGTAGAGGATTACCGTGACCTCCACGAGCTCAAGGTCACATACAGGAGTACCCCGGATGAGGAGAGGGATAGCAGTACGATGAGGAGCCCTACGTACAGTGTTAGCACCATCGAGCCGCGTGAAAACCCCTCCCCTGTCCAGGATGCAGACCATTTCTTCAGAGGCATCCTTGACCCCGATAAGCAGTCTCCCCATCAGTCCATCCCATCCATCCCTGCAGGTGCCAATTTAGAGTACAAGTACACAGGGCCTGTGTCGTACACGTACAACCCAAATTTTGATGTCAGACGTCAGTTCTTGCACCCGGAGAGGATAAGAGAAACAGTGCTCTATGGCACAGCACCCAGTACTGTTTATGTTGAGCCCAACAGAAATGAGTATTTGGAGTTAAAAGCTAAACTGCAGTCTGAGCCCGATTACCTCGAAGTTCTTGAGAAACAGACCACCTTTAGCCAGTTTTGA